GGCCGTCCAGCGGTAGAGGGCGGAGGCCATGGCGAGCCCGCCGCCGCTGGCACACAGGGCCACCAGGTCGCCGCGCTTCACCTTGCCCTGCACCACCGCGTCATCCAGCGTCATCGGGATGCAGGCCGAACCGGTGTAGCCCCACTTGTCCATGGTGTAGTGGGCCTTCTCCATCGGCTGGCCCAGGATCTTCATGGTCGCTTCGATGGTGCGCAGGTTGAGCTGCGTGAAGACGAACTGCTTCACGTCGTCCAGCTTCAGGTTCTGCCGCTTGAGGAGCTGGTCCAGCAGCATGGGCCAGCGCTCGGTGTTGAACGTCGCCGGGAACTTGCGGACGAACTGCACCGCGGGCTTGCCGCCCGTGAGTTCCAGCGACTCCGCGGTGGCCGGGCGGTTGGTGCCGCCGGTGTAGACACCCAGCGCGTCGTGGTACTCGCCGTTGGCCAGCAGCTTCGCGCCCATGAAGCCGGGCGTGTCACCCGCGCCCAGCACCACCGCGCCCGCGCCGTCCGCGAACAGGGTGGCGGTCTTCTTGTCCTTCCAGTTGATGTAGCGCGACATGCCGTAGGCGCCCACGACGAGGATGCGCCGGTAGCTGTCATCCGCGGCAATCGTCTTGGAGCCCACGTCCAGCGCCGTCACCCAGCCCGCGCACGCGCAGTTGAGGTCGTAGGTGCCGGCGTTCACCGCGCCCAGCTTCGCCTGCACCACCGAGGCCGTGGCGGGGCTGAGATAGTCCGGGGTGTCGGTGGCGATGATGATGAGGTCCAGCTCCTCCGGCTTCGTGCCCGCGCGCTCCAGCGCCTGGCGGGCGGCGCCCACGCAGAGGTCGGAGGTGGCCTGGTCATCCGCCATCATGTGGCGTTCGCGAATGCCCACGTTCTGCTGGAGCCACTCATCCACCTTCTCACCGAGAATCTTCTCGACGTCAGCGTTGGTGAGGACCTTCTCGGGGACGTAGCGGCCAGTGGAGAGAATCTGGGCGTATCGCATGGGTGTTCGTCAGCTCCGGGCGGCGCGCGCCGGTCGGCGGGCGGGACGCAGGGTGTTCTTCTTCAGGGGCTTCGGTTTGGGCTTCGGCTTCGGCTTCGAAGCGGCGGAGGACTTCACGGTGTTGCGGCCCGTGGACGCGCGCGGGTCCAGGCCGTGGGAGATGAGCGCCATCGCGGTGTCGAGGACGCGCTCGAGCCCCGGGTCCTCCTCCCAGAGGACCCAGCGCATGCCGAGGAAATCACTGATGCCCATGAGGCAGTAGGCCAGCGCCTCCGGGTCCATGCGCCGCACCTGGCCCGCCTCCATGGCGCGGGTGAGCCCGCTCACGTAGCCGCGAGCGAAGCGGTCGTAGTAGCGGCGGTAGCAGGCCTCATCCACGAACTCCGCCTGGCGCACCACGCGATAGAGATTGGGGTGCTGCCGCACGAACTGGAAGAAGGTGCGCAGGCCCTGGCGCTCCACGTCGACGCGGTCCTCGCAGCCGGCCACGGACTCGGCGATGAGCCGGCGCAGGCGCGTGCCCAGCTCGTCCACCACTTCGACGAAGATGGACTGCTTGTCGGGGAAGTAGACGTAGAACGTCCCGAGCGCCACGCCACCCTTGCGCGTGATGTCCGCGATGGAGGCGCGCTCGTAGCCCTTCTCACCGAAGACCGACTCCGCGGCCTTCAACAGCTTCGCACGCGTCTTCTGGCCTCGCGGCGTGACGGGTCCGGAGCGGTCTTGAGAAGATGAAGCCCGATTCATGTTTCACCTAGCGGTAGCACCCGGCAGGGAGGGTGTCAAAGCACGGTCGATGGCTTCGCGCGTCAAACCGCACGTTCGACGCACGGCGTCAGCGCTCGTGCGGCGCCGACGTGTGCAAAGCCTACTCTGAATGTTCAGTACACGTGCTCACGCGACGGGAGCCGTTGCGCGTCGGGACGTGCCGCGCAGGAGGCGGCGCGGGCACGACATGCCCCATCATCCTCGGCCTGAGTGACTGCCGGTGACACGGAGTCGACGGGCAGATACACGGCCGCTCATGCGTGGCTCCTCCGAAGCGACATGCAGCCCACCGCACCGCGCTCGGAGCTGGAAATCACAAACACATAGAACTGTCGGCCATGGCCTCGCGAGAGGTCGTGCGCCGCCAGGCAGACTCCCAGCGCGCCACTGACAGCCCCACGTCCCCCACATCGGTGCCGGACAGGTGCAGCCGAGGCGCCCCGAGTCACGCACCAAGGCGGACGCGCACGCAACCCCACTCATGGGACTGCCACTGCTCGCCATTGAGGTCGGCGTAGATATCCCCTTCAAAGAGAGACGGCAGACCCGACAGGATCTCCTGGATGCACGCAGCGAGCCCGCGGCCCATGTTCTGCCGCCCTGACCCAAAGTGATCGGGCTCCCGGCCCGTGACGCGGACCTGTTGTCGCGAGCACGGCGCACGGCGACGGGGGGCTGGTTCGTGCGCCTCACGCATGCGCCGCTCGTTCGCAACAACCCAGCCCACGCGGGCGGGCGGCTTGGAACCGATGAGCGCTTTCCGGAAATCGGTGGGCACGCTGCGCCGTGAACAGTCAGGCGCCAGCCCTCCGTTCATCCGGACACAATGCGCGGCGTCAACGAGCCCCGGGCAGGTGCCACCGCACCTGGCTCGCCCCAGCTTCGCGCCACCGTCCAGCCGAGGCGTCCCCCGGCGGACGGACACACCTTTCCACTGTCAGCATCGACACAGTTCACGGTGCGAATGGACGTCACATTCGAGGTTGCACCCTTGGAGCATCAAATATAA
This genomic window from Myxococcus virescens contains:
- a CDS encoding 3-oxoacyl-ACP synthase III family protein; translated protein: MRYAQILSTGRYVPEKVLTNADVEKILGEKVDEWLQQNVGIRERHMMADDQATSDLCVGAARQALERAGTKPEELDLIIIATDTPDYLSPATASVVQAKLGAVNAGTYDLNCACAGWVTALDVGSKTIAADDSYRRILVVGAYGMSRYINWKDKKTATLFADGAGAVVLGAGDTPGFMGAKLLANGEYHDALGVYTGGTNRPATAESLELTGGKPAVQFVRKFPATFNTERWPMLLDQLLKRQNLKLDDVKQFVFTQLNLRTIEATMKILGQPMEKAHYTMDKWGYTGSACIPMTLDDAVVQGKVKRGDLVALCASGGGLAMASALYRWTA
- a CDS encoding DUF5953 family protein, whose amino-acid sequence is MIGLPARDADLLSRARRTATGGWFVRLTHAPLVRNNPAHAGGRLGTDERFPEIGGHAAP
- a CDS encoding TetR/AcrR family transcriptional regulator; amino-acid sequence: MNRASSSQDRSGPVTPRGQKTRAKLLKAAESVFGEKGYERASIADITRKGGVALGTFYVYFPDKQSIFVEVVDELGTRLRRLIAESVAGCEDRVDVERQGLRTFFQFVRQHPNLYRVVRQAEFVDEACYRRYYDRFARGYVSGLTRAMEAGQVRRMDPEALAYCLMGISDFLGMRWVLWEEDPGLERVLDTAMALISHGLDPRASTGRNTVKSSAASKPKPKPKPKPLKKNTLRPARRPARAARS